A window of Longibacter salinarum contains these coding sequences:
- a CDS encoding phosphoribosyltransferase, which translates to MAVPYRYTNRQEAGQYLARELESYHRMNPIVLGLPRGGVIVAAEVARALNAPLDIWAVRKLGLPQQPELAFGAISSDDVMVFDESLIRSARLSETTIEAVAKREFAELNRRINRYRTAQSFRSISNYDIGGSNIILVDDGLATGLTAEAAIRSLRMHNPNTIIMAVPVAAEDSANRIRPLLDGFVCPITTRNLVAIGAWYSDFPQTSDEDVLAALSDASATARAETSKASRNQTREA; encoded by the coding sequence ATGGCCGTTCCTTATCGCTATACAAATCGACAAGAGGCCGGACAGTACCTGGCCCGGGAGCTTGAGTCGTATCATCGAATGAATCCGATCGTGCTCGGCCTTCCCCGTGGCGGCGTGATCGTTGCTGCGGAGGTCGCCCGCGCCCTAAACGCCCCTCTTGACATCTGGGCTGTTCGAAAACTCGGACTCCCGCAACAACCGGAGCTGGCGTTTGGTGCGATCTCCTCCGACGACGTGATGGTATTCGACGAGTCGCTGATCCGCTCGGCGCGACTCTCGGAAACCACAATCGAGGCTGTTGCAAAGCGGGAGTTTGCCGAACTAAATCGGCGAATCAACCGCTACCGCACTGCACAGTCATTTCGATCGATATCGAATTACGACATCGGCGGGAGCAATATCATCCTCGTGGATGATGGGCTGGCGACGGGACTGACGGCTGAAGCTGCAATTCGGTCGCTTCGAATGCACAACCCGAACACGATCATCATGGCCGTGCCCGTTGCAGCCGAGGACTCCGCAAACCGAATTCGCCCGCTTCTCGACGGGTTCGTCTGCCCAATAACGACCCGTAATCTCGTCGCGATCGGCGCCTGGTACAGCGACTTTCCGCAGACATCGGACGAAGACGTACTCGCGGCCCTTAGCGACGCATCCGCCACAGCACGGGCAGAAACAAGTAAGGCATCACGCAATCAAACACGCGAGGCTTAA
- a CDS encoding S9 family peptidase yields MRILFAALLCCMLPFSAVGQSTNTFTADDVFDLEWASDPQISPDGERVVYKRMSMDKMKDRRQSRLWVVGTNGDSNRKLTGMDVSESSPRWSPDGSRVAFTAGTDEGSEIYVYDFDTGMATRLTQLNRSPSGLRWSPDGEHIAFSMLVPEDAPSLDAEMPDAPKNAEWADKPRVLTRLRHQADGRGYLEPGYDHLFVIPTEGGAARQITTEDFHHRSAPTWLPDGSGLIFSADRSDDWAHDRRESELYRVDLKSDAITQLTDRDGPDYAPAVSPDGSKIAFLGFDDQVQTFQNTQLYIQDLDDSNRRSLTADLDKSISSATWAADGNGLYVSYLESGDTKVAYIGMDGETQEITGNVGGTSIGRPYTGGSFSVSDDGIIAFTHATSERPADVATVQADASPSVITALNKDLLPHRTLGEVEELTWTSADGRSIQGWVVRPPNFDADETYPLLLEIHGGPITSYGPTFSAEIQLYAAAGYVVLYANPRGSTGYGQEFANLLYHDYPGGDYGDLMTGVDAAIETGSVDTDQLYVTGGSAGGTMTAWIVGKTNRFRAAVVTKPVMNWYSKTLVADNYYGYAHYRYPGYAWENPEKYLEESPISLAGQIETPTMTMVGSEDLRTPPSEALQLYHALKIRQIETAHVEIPGASHHIASRPSQLAAKVAYTLAWFKRYR; encoded by the coding sequence ATGCGCATCCTTTTTGCCGCGTTGCTGTGTTGTATGCTGCCGTTTTCGGCCGTCGGACAGTCCACCAATACCTTTACGGCTGACGATGTCTTTGACCTCGAATGGGCATCCGATCCTCAGATTTCGCCCGATGGCGAGCGCGTCGTCTACAAGCGAATGAGCATGGACAAGATGAAGGATCGACGGCAGTCTCGGCTGTGGGTCGTCGGCACGAACGGGGACTCGAATCGCAAGCTGACGGGTATGGACGTCTCGGAATCGAGTCCGCGCTGGTCTCCGGACGGCAGCCGGGTCGCGTTTACGGCCGGGACCGACGAAGGAAGCGAGATTTATGTGTACGACTTCGATACCGGCATGGCGACGCGGCTCACCCAACTGAACCGTTCACCGTCTGGGCTCCGCTGGTCGCCCGACGGGGAACACATCGCGTTTTCGATGCTCGTACCGGAAGACGCACCGTCCCTCGACGCAGAGATGCCCGACGCGCCAAAAAACGCTGAATGGGCAGATAAGCCGCGCGTTCTCACTCGGCTACGTCATCAGGCCGACGGTCGAGGGTACCTTGAGCCAGGCTACGACCACCTTTTCGTAATCCCCACGGAAGGCGGCGCAGCACGACAAATCACGACGGAAGACTTTCATCATCGTTCGGCCCCCACCTGGCTTCCAGACGGAAGTGGCCTCATTTTTTCCGCCGACCGATCCGATGATTGGGCCCATGACCGGCGAGAGTCGGAGCTGTACCGCGTGGACCTCAAGTCGGACGCGATTACGCAACTCACCGATCGAGACGGGCCGGACTACGCGCCCGCCGTTTCGCCCGATGGTAGCAAAATCGCCTTCCTCGGATTCGATGATCAGGTGCAAACGTTCCAGAACACGCAGCTTTACATTCAGGACCTCGACGACTCAAACCGTCGCTCACTGACGGCCGACCTCGACAAGAGCATTTCGAGCGCAACGTGGGCCGCCGATGGAAACGGTCTGTACGTCTCGTATCTCGAGTCTGGGGATACGAAGGTAGCGTACATCGGGATGGACGGAGAAACGCAAGAGATCACGGGCAATGTCGGGGGCACATCGATTGGCCGTCCTTACACCGGCGGATCGTTTTCCGTATCGGACGATGGGATCATCGCGTTCACGCATGCCACCTCCGAGCGACCTGCGGACGTAGCAACCGTGCAGGCCGATGCGTCTCCGTCCGTCATCACGGCACTCAACAAGGACCTGCTCCCGCACCGTACGCTTGGCGAGGTTGAGGAACTGACCTGGACCTCCGCAGACGGACGTTCCATCCAGGGCTGGGTCGTGCGCCCGCCGAATTTTGACGCGGATGAGACGTATCCCCTTCTCCTTGAGATTCACGGTGGCCCAATCACAAGCTACGGCCCCACCTTCTCTGCCGAAATACAGCTGTATGCCGCGGCTGGCTACGTCGTCCTCTACGCGAATCCGCGGGGAAGCACGGGCTACGGACAAGAATTCGCCAACCTGCTCTACCACGACTATCCGGGGGGAGATTACGGTGATCTCATGACCGGCGTGGACGCTGCGATCGAAACCGGTAGTGTCGACACCGACCAGCTGTACGTCACCGGGGGAAGCGCCGGTGGCACGATGACCGCATGGATCGTGGGCAAGACAAATCGGTTCCGCGCCGCTGTCGTGACGAAGCCCGTCATGAACTGGTACAGTAAGACGCTGGTGGCAGACAATTACTACGGTTACGCGCATTACCGCTACCCCGGCTACGCGTGGGAGAACCCAGAGAAATACCTCGAAGAATCCCCGATCTCTCTCGCCGGCCAGATCGAGACGCCGACGATGACTATGGTCGGATCCGAGGATCTTCGGACGCCGCCTTCGGAGGCTCTTCAGCTGTACCATGCGCTAAAGATTCGCCAGATCGAAACTGCTCACGTGGAAATCCCCGGCGCGTCGCACCACATCGCCTCCCGGCCGAGTCAGCTTGCTGCGAAAGTGGCCTACACGCTCGCGTGGTTCAAGAGATATCGCTAA
- a CDS encoding M12 family metallo-peptidase, with product MRTCSLHTLVICLCVVSLVGCDSGGSPTGTDPGTPGGGDGGGGSTPAFSSREAPGDSARSFLDDTNFTVLALEVDYMTGYRPEDTALADLRSELVQHLDKASITVESLTEIPAAGQDTYSTNDIVDLEDQYRDAYTETRSDTLWAYVLFVDGKFTTQNVVGIAYYNTSQAFFGQTIEEISGGVTQPSKANVEATVLRHEFGHNLGLVNNGTSMQQDHQDDPNGAHCTNDQCVMYYSIETTNFFGNAFDGSVPGFEQFCTEDMDAIASQ from the coding sequence ATGCGAACATGTTCGCTCCACACCCTCGTCATCTGTCTGTGCGTCGTTTCTCTCGTTGGTTGTGACAGTGGAGGCAGTCCGACAGGCACGGATCCAGGCACTCCGGGCGGGGGGGACGGCGGCGGAGGGTCTACGCCAGCGTTCAGTAGTCGCGAAGCACCGGGCGACTCGGCTCGATCGTTTCTTGATGATACGAACTTTACGGTCCTTGCGCTGGAAGTAGACTATATGACGGGATATCGTCCGGAAGATACCGCTCTAGCCGACCTCCGGTCGGAGCTCGTCCAGCACCTGGATAAGGCGTCCATCACCGTTGAGTCCCTAACCGAGATTCCGGCCGCTGGGCAAGACACCTACTCCACGAATGATATTGTCGATCTTGAAGACCAGTATCGCGATGCGTACACCGAGACGCGGTCGGACACGCTATGGGCATATGTTCTCTTCGTCGACGGCAAGTTCACGACGCAAAACGTCGTCGGAATTGCGTACTACAACACATCTCAGGCCTTTTTTGGGCAGACAATCGAGGAAATCAGTGGCGGCGTCACACAGCCGTCGAAGGCGAACGTCGAGGCTACGGTCTTGCGACATGAGTTCGGGCACAATCTCGGACTCGTAAATAACGGAACGTCGATGCAGCAGGACCATCAGGATGATCCGAACGGTGCCCATTGCACGAACGACCAATGTGTAATGTACTATTCGATTGAGACGACGAACTTCTTCGGAAACGCCTTCGACGGCAGTGTGCCCGGCTTCGAGCAATTCTGCACCGAGGACATGGATGCGATCGCGTCGCAGTAA
- a CDS encoding porin family protein yields the protein MKKFIGLTLIVLVASVAPAFAQFWSGVGVRAGASGALLRGDNVGITDNSTDRNYGFTVSLYKAVPLGSGFALQPEVMYSQKGGALSFEESIGGAAMTDVDVAFNVDYVELPVAVSYTIPMQSRYVPMLYAGPYVGFATRREANFDMGGLDVSIDGDDAFKRWDYGAVFGADLGFQMARRMATLGVRYDLGIADIVKDGVADDENDGFTVAPDVRNDEWSIVVGMRL from the coding sequence ATGAAAAAGTTCATTGGCCTTACGCTGATTGTCCTCGTCGCCAGTGTCGCGCCGGCCTTCGCCCAGTTCTGGTCCGGTGTTGGTGTTCGGGCGGGTGCAAGTGGCGCGCTCCTTCGCGGAGACAATGTCGGAATAACGGACAACTCCACTGATCGAAATTACGGCTTCACGGTTAGCCTCTACAAGGCCGTTCCACTCGGCTCGGGCTTCGCTCTCCAGCCGGAAGTGATGTACTCGCAGAAAGGAGGCGCTCTATCGTTCGAGGAGTCCATCGGCGGTGCAGCGATGACGGATGTTGACGTTGCGTTCAACGTAGACTACGTCGAACTACCGGTGGCTGTCTCGTACACGATCCCGATGCAGAGTCGCTACGTGCCGATGCTGTACGCGGGCCCGTACGTTGGTTTCGCCACACGACGGGAAGCCAATTTCGATATGGGTGGACTGGACGTCTCGATCGACGGGGACGACGCCTTTAAGCGGTGGGATTACGGCGCGGTCTTCGGTGCAGATCTCGGATTCCAGATGGCTCGCCGCATGGCGACACTTGGTGTCCGGTACGACCTCGGGATCGCCGATATCGTAAAAGACGGTGTCGCGGACGACGAGAATGACGGGTTCACCGTCGCACCTGACGTTCGAAATGATGAGTGGTCCATCGTCGTCGGCATGCGCCTGTAG
- a CDS encoding type II CAAX endopeptidase family protein has product MSDSSSPSNCSQTRPTLPDPWAPGRRITLDGPLEPAANETLFGSMTGFLAIIGGFILFQVIVSPVILVGILAFVEGPGAMSILTNQERLLSGYAQELLLTNALAQWVSFGALTLLLARLHAQKIAAFLRVRTPAPGTLGLSLAGMVALLPVAQWLAQINQQLPLPEFFRVLDEQSMKLVEQALASDFSLVFGLLVMAVTPAICEELIFRGYAQRQFERAMPPLMAILASGLLFGFYHLRLTQFLPLAAIGIYLAYLTWRTGSLWPAVIAHFANNAMIVVGSRYMGGEDDVSATVAQDVTIPWYAIVLGIVGFAGVIYAFETYIHPPDGDEDDLSLSA; this is encoded by the coding sequence ATGTCGGATTCATCTTCCCCATCCAATTGTTCGCAAACCCGCCCGACGCTCCCCGATCCGTGGGCACCGGGGCGACGGATTACTCTGGACGGCCCGCTCGAACCCGCTGCGAACGAAACCCTGTTTGGCTCAATGACGGGCTTTCTGGCTATTATCGGTGGGTTCATTCTGTTTCAGGTGATCGTATCGCCGGTGATTCTCGTCGGTATTCTCGCGTTCGTGGAGGGCCCAGGCGCCATGTCGATCTTGACCAACCAGGAACGGCTGCTCTCTGGATACGCACAGGAACTGCTCCTGACAAATGCACTCGCCCAGTGGGTGTCCTTTGGAGCGCTAACGCTGCTCCTTGCCCGTCTGCACGCACAGAAAATCGCTGCGTTTCTGCGCGTACGTACACCGGCGCCCGGAACGCTCGGACTTTCTCTTGCGGGAATGGTCGCACTTCTCCCTGTAGCGCAGTGGCTAGCGCAGATCAATCAGCAGCTTCCATTGCCTGAGTTTTTCCGCGTTCTCGACGAGCAGAGCATGAAACTCGTCGAGCAGGCCCTCGCTAGCGATTTTAGCCTGGTGTTCGGACTGCTTGTGATGGCTGTGACGCCTGCCATATGCGAGGAACTGATCTTCCGCGGCTATGCGCAACGTCAGTTCGAGCGAGCGATGCCTCCTCTCATGGCCATCCTGGCGTCGGGCCTTTTGTTCGGGTTCTATCATCTACGATTGACCCAATTTCTGCCGCTCGCTGCGATCGGTATCTATCTCGCGTATCTCACCTGGCGCACGGGAAGCCTCTGGCCTGCTGTCATAGCGCACTTCGCAAACAACGCGATGATCGTCGTCGGATCGCGATACATGGGAGGAGAAGACGACGTCTCGGCAACCGTTGCCCAGGATGTCACGATTCCGTGGTACGCGATCGTCCTCGGAATCGTCGGGTTTGCCGGCGTCATTTACGCGTTTGAAACCTACATTCACCCGCCGGATGGCGATGAAGACGACTTGTCCCTCTCTGCCTGA
- a CDS encoding putative signal transducing protein gives MSKYENWVPVFSTGTDYEADMVRDRLDDAGLPAVVLTKRDHAFNLNVGDLANVIVLVPPENVDEAREVMQQRLTDEELEKAAMSADPNAPDAHTPEEQSRLDSGHDRVDFSAPDDQS, from the coding sequence ATGAGCAAGTACGAGAACTGGGTTCCAGTCTTTTCGACGGGAACCGACTACGAAGCTGATATGGTGCGCGACCGACTCGACGACGCTGGACTTCCAGCAGTCGTGCTGACCAAGCGGGATCACGCCTTTAACCTGAATGTCGGTGATCTTGCGAATGTAATCGTCCTCGTTCCTCCGGAGAACGTGGATGAAGCGCGCGAGGTAATGCAGCAGCGCCTCACGGACGAGGAACTCGAGAAGGCCGCTATGAGCGCGGACCCGAATGCGCCGGACGCTCATACGCCGGAAGAACAGTCTCGCCTCGACTCGGGACACGACCGCGTCGACTTCAGCGCCCCGGACGACCAATCGTGA
- a CDS encoding phosphatidate cytidylyltransferase, whose product MSDSLRRVLTALVAAPVVLGLAYLGGWPFAVLIAGIGMVAQSEIFDIARSSGVEPYAPIGYLLGALIVAGVMIPELWAVAIAVIVGFISLAPFLVERGGFLANVMVTLASALYPTGLLAALVTIREGRGPLIDDLGAFFVVMLIFFLVWATDIFALYTGKAIGRTKLAPSISPNKTWEGSVGGVLAAGLVAIGFKLTGAVDLAWVHLAAMVVICGVVSQAGDLAESQIKRSAGVKDASSILPGHGGLFDRFDSMVVAAPLAYLYLVYVAKVFII is encoded by the coding sequence ATGTCCGACTCCCTCCGAAGAGTGTTGACGGCCCTCGTGGCCGCTCCCGTTGTTCTCGGCCTCGCGTACCTGGGTGGTTGGCCATTCGCTGTTCTGATCGCTGGGATCGGGATGGTTGCGCAGTCCGAGATCTTCGACATCGCTCGCTCCTCGGGAGTGGAGCCCTATGCCCCGATCGGGTACCTGCTCGGGGCGTTGATCGTGGCCGGCGTGATGATTCCGGAGCTCTGGGCCGTCGCAATCGCCGTCATCGTGGGCTTCATCTCTCTGGCCCCATTTCTGGTGGAGCGGGGGGGCTTTCTGGCGAATGTGATGGTGACGCTGGCGTCGGCTCTTTATCCTACGGGGCTCCTCGCCGCGCTCGTGACGATCCGGGAAGGACGCGGTCCGCTCATCGATGACCTCGGCGCCTTCTTCGTCGTGATGCTCATCTTCTTCCTCGTGTGGGCGACCGATATTTTTGCGCTGTACACTGGAAAAGCCATCGGTCGTACGAAGCTCGCTCCATCGATTTCCCCGAACAAAACGTGGGAGGGATCCGTCGGCGGTGTCTTGGCGGCTGGGCTCGTCGCGATCGGCTTCAAGCTTACGGGAGCCGTTGATCTCGCGTGGGTGCATCTGGCTGCTATGGTCGTGATCTGCGGCGTCGTGAGTCAGGCCGGCGACCTCGCAGAAAGCCAGATCAAGCGCTCGGCTGGGGTGAAGGATGCCAGCTCGATCCTACCCGGACACGGCGGGCTCTTCGACCGATTCGACTCGATGGTTGTTGCCGCGCCGCTCGCATATCTCTACCTCGTGTACGTTGCGAAAGTGTTCATCATCTAA